The genomic window CCGCCATGGCACCGACATGCTACCAAAGAAGAGCAACGGATCACTACCTGCGGCTGAGTGCACATCAATCACAGAGCTCAACCACCGCACATCCGTCATGCCAGACGCGTCCCCCAATCGTTCTTGGCGTCTCAAACGTTTTCAGAACCGTAACAGTTGTCAACGCACCCGACGCATCCGCACTAGACTTTGGCCAGAGCGATGTTTCCGTCGACCATGGCGTTGGAAAAAGGCGCCAAGGTCGCTCAGACCGACTTGATCGCTGCTCAGATCGAGGTGCTCGTCTCGTCTCCGTCGGCGAATCGCCTCCGACTCGGGGCAATAAGTACTGGGTCCGCCAGATCGCCCGTGGGCCTAAGCCGTTCAGCCTTGTGGAGCAGATCGGTGATCACGCGCGTGTGGGTGAGGATGGAGTGGTTGCGAGCGATTCATTCGGAAATGGCCACGTTTTTGCATGTTTGCGGGTGCCATGTGTGGCATGTTGGGACATGCGTGGCAGTTCTTTTGAGTCTTGGCAGCAGTTTGAGATGGGAGTCGATCATGAAGAGGCGATTCGGGCATTTGGCAGACCTGATTCAAGCGGATAAGGAAGCGTTGCTCGAAATCAGCGCAAGTATCAAGTAGTTCAGCCAGGCTGTTCCACAAGGTTGCTGCAGCGAGCGGGATTGGAGAGGTGAAGAGGGCCAGAGTGAGCACCAAGAGGGCAAGGGGTGGGATCGGGGTCTACTAAATGCAatgaattggaggattttcaTCAAGAAACGGCTTGTTCGGAATGATAAACTGTCCGGAACTGGGGAGGAGCAACCGGGGTCAAGGGGATTCAGGGTAAATCTCTAATAAAAAGGCGCTCCTGAGGACACTTGTTGCCAATTGCAAGGATACCAGGGCATCGGAATTAGGCACGTTCCTACTCGAAAAGGAAGCTGTCAAACTGTGCGTTTCACTGTTATGGAGAGCCTCGACGTCGTATACTATTATAGTATTCACGCCTGGTCTTTTCATAGTTCTCCACCAAAAGCTTCATGAGCGATCAAACCATTCGTAACAGAAACTAAATTTGGAAACAGGCCAAAGGGTATTTAAAGGCAAGAGATGCTCTTGTCAATATCGCATTGCTTTCCCGGGCACTATTCAGAGTATTCGCtcctttgttttcttgtcaGCATCCTCTCGGCTTTCCAAACACCTAGGTACTTATCAGCATACCTACTTGACGAATTACCCCAACTGGCTGGGTCCAGCATTTGCATATATCCCACATCGAGTCTTTCTCTAGTTATATCGTTTTTCTTCCCCCCGACAACGATCAGATCTACGCGTAATCTATCCAACATGCACATGTCAAAGGCACTCGTCCTCGCCCTAGTTGGGAGCATCAACGCGGCTGCAGACTTTGACTTGACCTGCGGCAACATTGTAGCCAAGGGCACGACGCTTAGAGCGGACTGCGGGGGTCCCACTACCACGCTCGATTTAAACCAGTGTTTGACTGTCAAGGATGACGGAACTGTCGAATGTGGAAAGGGAGGGTTAGTAGGCCGATAACAATTTTTGTGGAAAGCAAAAGTGGTTCGACGGATTGAATCGAGACTGACAAATGTCAACCCACAGATTATCCGGGTGCAGTTTCACTGGAGATGGGTTGGGCCAATCTTCAAAGGAAGTCTTTTGCACTAAAGCCGGCAAGAAAGTGAGGACCTTGGTAGATCTGGGTATGTTCCTTCTTTATTCGGGGAAACCACAAAGATGAGATTATGCTGACATtttgagggaaaaaaaaaaacagaggaATGCATTGGGAACCAAAACGAAAAACTGGTTTGCTAAATTTGGGCAGTGGTGCGAAGAGGGATAAACATGGTTGTGGTCAGCTGATGGGATTGGGAGCTAAGATATAGATATTGTTGGCATAGGTAAATGGGAGCGTGGTTGTAACTTGTGCATATGGAATCTTGTGCGCTTCCCAAAAAGTCTAATTTACTCCCGCATGCCAAGTCAGCCACATTCTCTAACGgacttgtttctttttcttgatgATATCGGGCACGTGTCATTCTCCTGACGAAAACGTTTTGCGCGAATTCAAATAGTTGCATCTTGGTAATTCTAAATTTGGTGAACGAGGGGCTCGGTACATTCAAGGACCGGCAGGATTTTATCTATATGAAGAGGCTCAAAAATCAAAGCTCGGGGGATGTACGATATGGTGAGTAGCAATATCCCAAGTGACTCACTCTATAGCTAGTAGCAATATCCCAAGGATTGATATAAGCAAGAGGATCAGGATTACAGCCTCCCCATTTACTTGATTTCTGTCGACTTGCATGTGTTTGGAAAGTTAAGATTTATCATTTCCATAGCGACTGCAAATCAAGTGGCTGGTCAAAGGCATTCTGAAGCCTGAAGGGGAATAAACGAGCTTGTGGCAAGATTGACGGACAAGGTTTGGGTTACTGCTGCCGCTTTTTGATTTTGCATCTATATATTCGGGCGATACTGCCTTCGTCGTCCCGGTGATAGAGCAGGTAGTGCATTAGCAGACGTGAGTCTTGTGCATCTGTAGAGCTCACATTTGCTGCtgatgaagaaaaagaattacTATAAATTGCCCACCATGTCCCCCCCAACCAGCACTCTTTTCAAACACCAACCTTTGCCCATCTTTTCAAGTTTTTATTTCCACAGCTTCTATCTGTCATTCATATTCCGACTTGCTTGTCCAACAATGGATCGACAAGGTGAAAAGCCAGAAGAGTCCCAAGGCCAAGAAAGTCGCATGCCGCATCTGGCCCAGGGACAGGAACAGAGAAACCCAGGGCAaaccccaccaccacctgggAGCACATCGCTGGTGTTGGCGCCGCCAGCATTACCATTAGCGCCGACAATGCTGCCCTTGGGACCACATCCGGGGTCATCGGTTCGAGGTCGAGCGGCTCGGGGGCGGCCAAGGGGATCAAGGGCGGCGCAGgcaggacgaggaggaaggAGGGCAGCGACTGCAGCCACAGGCAGCCAGCCAGGACCAGGGAGAGGAAGGCCAACACGAGGAAGAGTGGCAAGAGGGTCGACAAGAGGAAGACCAGCACGACCACCGGTGCCACTCTTTGCACCAACACAAGGCGTAGAGGCGCCAGTGCCAGTCCCAGTCCCAGTCCAAGTCCCTGCGCCAACCCCTGCCCCGGCCCCGACGCCATCACCCGACCTCCTCCCCGTCCGGCTCTTCGTCCTGGCGCGGGCTCACAGGTACGCTGCCGACCCAGCCGCGGCTCCCCAGACGCTGGAGCAGGCGGTGAGCGAGTTTGTGTCGTTCTTCCCGGTCGACATAGCCATCGCCGATATCCTCACCGACGAGGTCTTGGAGGTGCTGAACCAGCTGGTTCGCCGACGGGAGGTATCGTCTCGGGGTCCTGGCGGCGCTGGCGACTCCACTCCGACACTGCCGTTGATTCGGGATACGTTGGTGGAGCAGTTTCGGGAGGACCGGTTCGCTCACAGGCGCGAGCTGGAAAGGCGGGCGCGGCCAGACACGTACACCCCCTATCGGCAGTGTATGTGTCGCGTCTTGCCGTTGCCTTGCTGGCGGTGTGGTTATGGCAGCTCCCACCACGAGGGTGTGTGAGAGGCTGGCAGTGTGGTGTTTATCTTGGGAGCGGGCCAAGCTTGTGATTTGTAATTTGTAATGAATAATATGGGTGACATTTTGTCTAATAAACGGGGCTTGAACATACTAGTCTAGGTTCTAGTCTAAGCCATTTCCTAGGTTTGCAGTATTTGAAACCATAATGACTGATTATCTATACGTCCTCACTTCCATTGTAGTTCTATTGATGGCCTGAAGCCAAAAACGATAATCCGACTTGCAAACTCCCAGTAATCAATTCATCAAGCTCCAGAAATTACCTTTCTACAGTGCTTGAATTACAAAAGGTAGGTGCGTGGCACGCACACCTAGGTAATGTAAGCTTCCGGTTCGGGCTAGATACCCAAGgcagctaggtaggtagtcgtATCGTCAACTGACCTTTTTTGACATAGGCTACGACTCATATAGCACATGGAGCACGAATCTTTGGCTTTGATATTGGCATACCGACAAAACCTTGCGATTCGTGCACCTCGTGTAACCATGTTTCCGGGCCCATGGATTCGGGTATTCGCATTTCGTTAGTTGCTTTGCGGGCGAATCAAGACTCGGAAAGCACGGGATATATACCCTTTTCTATTTGCATCTGTAAACCCACCAAGCCGCTAGCAGAAACCCAATCGGGACTGCACACCTTTGCGTTGCTACCAGATGATTAGATTAGTTCTAGCCCTTCCTGTTCTGGTCTATAGGATTTCTGCATCGAGTCAGAAGCTGAAGCAATCAAGCTCATGGACAACTATCCGTCGGGATGACAGAAAGGTGTATAAATTGAGGACCCAAGGTTGCGACTTGTCCAAGCAGATTGAATCTCATCACCACTCCCTCTTCCCATCGACAGAATACATAAATCCCCATTTTACACGTTTCAAAACATAACTGTACattttttttaccttttcGAACAAAAAACACCATGCGCCTCCTTACCATTCTGTCATTTTCCGCTTTGGCGTCCATCGGCATGGCGGCGCCAGGTGCTGGTCTGCCGTTTTCCTCCTTGGCGTCCAGAGGCGTGGCCGCGCCAGGTTCTGCAGGGGGTAATGCTCCTCTTCTCTTCCGATCCTCACCCGAGTAACTCATGGCAGAgcattggaaaacgaaaaacTTGGTGCTGACCACCCTGCTCCGAATACTTAGGAGCTTGCAACAGCGACTCTGATTGCGGGTGTGATCCCAACTTACATTTGAAGATGAATTGCCCATCCCGTAAGGATCTCGGCCCCATCCccaaaatgaaaaaaaaaaaaaaaaaaaaaaacatcgcaTTTACTAACTTTGCGCAGAGGGAGTGGGACTTGCAAAGATCTGTCAATATACCAGGACCAAGTGCTAGTGAAAAAAGGGGACCACAGAGTTTTGCTAAACGGATAGTTGAGGGAggcgataaaaaaaaaagaagaaaaataacaaaaatgTTATTCCACGCGTCAAACTCGTTTGTTTGACTCGAGCAGATCGTCAAATAGCTGCCAGCTAGCTGTTATATATATGATCAAAGTCAGTGCGACTGACTTGTACGTGAATCTCATCTACCTTTGCGTCCTCGCTGCCACAAAGTCCACCAGGTCAAAAAAGCTCTTCTTGTACCGCCGCTCCATGGTGGTCCGGTTGACGGTCTGCAGCCCGAATTGCTGCTCGTAGTCGCCAAACTCCCAGTTGTCGGCAAAGCTCCACGCAAACGCCCCAGCCACGTGCACGCCGTCCTCCCAGATGGCCCTGAGCGCCTCGGTCAGGAAGCCGACGTAGTAGTCGCTCCGGGGCTCGTCAAACCGCTGCGCGGCGGGCGTCGCCGATCCCTCGCTCGCCACCGGGAACCCAAACTCGGTGATGACGATCGGGTGCCGGAACGAGTTCCAGAGGTAGTTGAGGTACGTCCGCAGGTACTTGGGCGTCATGTACACGTACGACTGCGACCGGTACCCAATGTCCCAGCCGGCCGTCGTCGTGCTGCTCTGCTCCACGCAGTAGGGGAACAGCGGGTCGGACTGGTTGGCCGCGCAGGCCGCGATGCCTTGGGGCGGCGCCGCGATCACCGTTGCGGTGTACGGGTCGATGCCGAAAAAGTCCGCCGTGCCGTTGACGTACTCGAGGTCCGCCTCGCTCAGCCGCACGTAGTCTGGAAAGGTCATCTTGAAGGCCTCTGGGTAGTCCTTGCCGAGGAAGATGGGGTTTGCAAAGGTGGCGAGCTGAAAGTCGTTGAAGTGGTTGGCCGCCACTACGTCCTCGGGTTTGCTGGGGTCGCGCGGCACGCCAAAGTTGTCGTTGAACTTGATAGACACCCTTCCGCTGCCTTTGATCTCGTCGTGGTAAAAGTGGTATAGACGGGCGTGGGATTTGACTACGGTGTCGATGGCCTTGGCGTTGTCGCTCCACAGCAGCGGCTCGTTGTAGGTGAACCACACGGGCACGCGGTCGGAAAAATGCGTCATGAGAACCTTGCCGTAGTGCACAAAGGCATCCTGGAAACTCTCGTTGCTGTAGGCTCCGTTGCTGTATCCGAGCCGCGACGGGCCGGGGTTGTGAGGGTCCTCGTAGAACTGCAAGGGCGTGTCAAAGTGGATAAGGGTAACATGAGGTTCCATGCCCTTGGATATGACAAAATTGATGAGATCATCATAGTGGTCTAGCCCTTGCTTGTTGATGGGCGTGCCCTCGAGCGCGAACGGTAGGATCCTCGTCCAGGGGATTGAGAAGGAGTAGTGCTTGACTCCCATGGCAGCCAGGCGCACAATGTCCTGCTTATACAGGTAGTAGTTCTCGTTCGTCACGTAGTTTGGCAGCCCCGGACGATTCGGgttggcggcggccaggtcCAGGATGGCAGGCGCGCGGCCCTCGTCGGCTATGGCGCCCTCGATCTGAGCAGCCGAGCCGGCGACCCCAAACTCAAAGTCCTCGGGAAAGTAGTAGCAGTCCTGCGGCTGAAAGTACCTCGGAGGTGGGAGCACAAGCTCGCTCGTGGGTACCGGAGTCGGGGAGACGGTAGTCGAGTACATTCCCCGGCTGGTAAAGTTGACCAGGGACGCGCGCTCCCACAGAGCCGACCAAGCTGCCTGTCCATACGGATCGGCAGTATCCGTCGGCGTTGCAGTGGCGTTTGGGTACCAGTTACCCCAAGTCGTCGTCGACAGATCCGGAACGAGGTGACTTAGCGACTGGTAAGGTGGAGCGTAGGTCTTGGTAGGACCGGGAGTGACAGCCGTGGCCGTGCGCACAGTCTCAGTCTGCGTAAAGGAGAACTGCGTGAACGAATAGACCGGGCTCGCGGTGGCGTAGTAGGCGTCCGATGAGCATTTGTCAGGCCGCCGGACAGGTCCATCGGCGGGCAGGTAGATCTGCTGCGCCGAGACAGCAAACAGCCAGCTGGAAAGAAGGATCACGCTCTTCATGATTGGGTTTCAGATCAGCTTGGGCCTCACGACGTCAGCCCATAGAGTCCTTGGAGATCACTGATTCCTCGCTTCAAGCATGTGTGGTGATGTTATATGAGAGCTGTGAGCCCAAGTGGGCACAATATAACATGCCATGCCCTCCACATCCCGCCAAAACTGCGAAAACATGCCGAAGGAGCCTGCTGTTGACCGCGGAGGAGAATGCGGAGAAGAAACGGGGCTGACGGGGCCCGGTTCAAAAGATGCATACTACCCTATGACGGCATTTCTCTTGGTCACTGACCGCTCTGTAGGCGATCGAAATAGTAGAATGAGAGTGCTTGTCATATGCTTTTTCTCCGTTCTCTTGGAAACTTTGAGGTCGCTCCGAGTGCGGGGATGGGAGTGACAGAATATCTTCCGAACACGCCGCTGGGACTTTTCCTGTTGTCAACCCCCGCATCCGGAATACTACCGTGTCGCTCCATATGCCAACATACTCGGAGAAATACCGAGGCAGAATTCCTCGTTTCGTTGCACAGCTGACACACGGGAACTTTACAGCATGGAAAAGGACCCTGGCGAGGTAAACAACCTGACAAAAGCGGAACCTGAGATATCGAGGCGACTCATAGCGCATTGAGGGGTTTATTTTGCCGAGACTGGCATTTGTGACCCCGGGTTCGAGTTCAAACATGTCAAGTACAACTGATGGCATCCGAATGAGATATAGAATGCAAGTTGTTCATGCATTGATTGTCGTCAGT from Pyricularia oryzae 70-15 chromosome 4, whole genome shotgun sequence includes these protein-coding regions:
- a CDS encoding beta-glucosidase A → MKSVILLSSWLFAVSAQQIYLPADGPVRRPDKCSSDAYYATASPVYSFTQFSFTQTETVRTATAVTPGPTKTYAPPYQSLSHLVPDLSTTTWGNWYPNATATPTDTADPYGQAAWSALWERASLVNFTSRGMYSTTVSPTPVPTSELVLPPPRYFQPQDCYYFPEDFEFGVAGSAAQIEGAIADEGRAPAILDLAAANPNRPGLPNYVTNENYYLYKQDIVRLAAMGVKHYSFSIPWTRILPFALEGTPINKQGLDHYDDLINFVISKGMEPHVTLIHFDTPLQFYEDPHNPGPSRLGYSNGAYSNESFQDAFVHYGKVLMTHFSDRVPVWFTYNEPLLWSDNAKAIDTVVKSHARLYHFYHDEIKGSGRVSIKFNDNFGVPRDPSKPEDVVAANHFNDFQLATFANPIFLGKDYPEAFKMTFPDYVRLSEADLEYVNGTADFFGIDPYTATVIAAPPQGIAACAANQSDPLFPYCVEQSSTTTAGWDIGYRSQSYVYMTPKYLRTYLNYLWNSFRHPIVITEFGFPVASEGSATPAAQRFDEPRSDYYVGFLTEALRAIWEDGVHVAGAFAWSFADNWEFGDYEQQFGLQTVNRTTMERRYKKSFFDLVDFVAARTQR